GCGCGTGCTGCGCCGGAAATATCTTGACGCGCGGACGCTCACGCTCGAACGGAAGCGCGAATACGCGATGGACGATCTCCTCGAACGGCTCATCAAGATGGGCTACGAGCGCGAGCCTATGGTCGAGCAGCGGGGCCAGATGAGCGTGCGCGGCGGCATTCTGGACGTGTTCCCCATCTCCGCGGAACTCCCCTACCGCATCGAGTTCTTCGGCGACGAAATCGACACGATGCGCCAATTCGAGCCGGAAACGCAGCGCAGCCTCGCGCAGGCAGACCGCGTCGAGGTGCTGCCACGCTCGGAAAAGCAGATGCTGGCCGACCTGTCGCGTCAGCCGGACGGGCTGGGCGTCGTGCTGGACTATTTCCCGAAGCAGACGCTGGTCGTTCTGGAGGAGCCGCTGGCGATTCACGAGGAAGCGCAACGGCTCGAAGAACAGTTCGGCGACAGCCCTTTCTACATGCGCTGGGACGAAGCGGCGGGCAGGCTCGGCAAGTTCCCCCGCCTGGCCGTGGCGCAACTCGCGCATGAGGCTGCGGCGGACACGACCCGCTTCCACGCGCCGATGCTCACGGTCTCGGGGCTCGCGGGCAAGCCGCGGGGGCTCTGGGATCAACTCAAGGAATGGGAACTGGAAGGCTGCCGCGTGCGGCTCTTGTGCGTGAACGCCGGGGGCCGCCGCCGCTTGCTCGAGATGCTCGAAGAACGCGGCTATCGCGTAGGGCTGGACGCGTTCGACCTCGCGGTCGAAATCGGGCGCCTGCGCGCGGGGTTTGTCTCGCCGCGCGACAAGCTCGCCGTGCTCGGCGAGCGCGAGATTTTCGGCCGCCACCACATGCGCCGCACGCGGCGGCGCTTCGAGGCGGGCGCGGCGGTCACCCAGTTCAGCGACCTGAAAACCGGCGACTACGTCGTTCACGAGCACCACGGAATCGGGCGTTATCTCGGGCTGCGCCGCTTCGCGGGCAAGGCGGGCGACTTCCTCACGGTACAGTACGGCGGGGGCGACATGCTGTACGTGCCCGTCACGCTCATCGACCAGATTCAGAAGTACATGGGCGGCGACGGCGCGGTGCCGAAGGTGGACCGCATCGGCGGGGCGTCTTGGGCGCGCACGAAGAACCGGGTCCGCAAGGCCGTGCGCGAACTGACGGACGAACTGGTCAAACTCTACGCCGCGCGCGAGCACGGCCCCGGCATCGCCTGCGGCCCGGATACCCCGTGGCAGCGCGAATTCGAGGACGCCTTCGAGTATGACGAGACCCCCGACCAGATCCGCGCAATCGAGGACGTCAAGCGCGATATGGAGTCCGCGCGCTGCATGGACCGGCTGATCTGCGGCGACGTCGGCTACGGCAAGACGGAAGTGGCGCTGCGCGCCGCGTTCAAATGCGTGCTCGACGGGCGCCAGGTCGCTCTGCTCGCGCCGACGACCGTGCTCGTGCAGCAGCATTTCACCACCTTTTCCGAACGCATGGCCGGCTTTCCCGTGCGCATCGAGATGGTAAGCCGGTTCCGCACGCCGGGACAGCAGAAGCGCACCCTCGAACGGCTCAAGGAGGGCGAGGTAGATGTCATTATCGGCACGCACCGGCTCATCTCGAAGGACGTGCGCTTCAAGAACCTCGGTCTCGTAATCATCGATGAAGAGCACCGGTTCGGTGTCGCGCACAAGGAAAAACTGAAGCAGGCGCGCACGCACGTGGACGTCCTGGCCATGTCGGCAACGCCCATACCGCGCACGCTGCACTTTTCGCTCATGGGCATCCGCGACATGAGCCTCATCAACACCGCTCCGAACGACCGGCTGCCCATTCACACCTGCATCGAAGTGTGGGAAGAACGGCTCGTGCAGGAAGCGATTCTGCGCGAACTGGGCCGCCAAGGGCAGGTCTTCTACCTGCACAACCGCGTGCAGACCATCGAACGGGTCGCGCACGAGGTGCGCCAGCTCGTGCCGCGCGCGCGCGTCGCCATCGGCCACGGCCAGATGGGCCGCCATGAACTCGAAGATGTCATGACCGCCTTCGTGCGACGCGAAATCGACGTCCTCGTCTGCACGACCATCATCGCGTCCGGCATCGATATTCCCAACGCGAACACCATTATCATCGACCGCGCCGACACGTTCGGCCTCGCCGACCTCTACCAGATTCGCGGGCGCGTGGGACGCTACAAGCACCGCGCTTTCGCCTATCTGCTCGTGCCGGGCGACCGCATGGTCACCGAGGAGGCGCAGCAGCGGCTCAAGGCGCTCGAAGAGTTTTCGACCCTTGGCGCAGGCTACCGCGTCGCCATGCGCGACCTCGAGATCCGCGGTTGCGGCGATATCCTCGGCGCGGAACAGCACGGCCACATCGCCGAAGTCGGTTACGAAACGTACAAGGAACTGCTGGCGGAGGCCGTCGCCGAAGCGCGCGGCGAACCCGTGCGTCGCGCTGCCCTGCCGCCGTTCGAAGTCGCGGTCGACGCGTATATCCCCGAGGAGTACGTGCCCGTGCCCGCCCAGAAGATATCCCTTTACCGCCGTATCGCGGGCAGCGGCTCCGTCGAAGAAGTCAACGAGATGGAAGCGGAGCTTGCGGACCGTTTCGGCCGCCCGCCCGCGCCCGTGCGGCGGCTGCTCGAAGTCATGCGCGCCCGCGCCATCGCCGCCGAACAGGGCGTCACGCGCATGAGCGCCACCAAGGGCAGCGTGTTCATCGAGTTCGAAGCCGCGCACCTGCTCGACAAGCGGGCTCAGCATGCCCTGCGCGAAGCATTCGGCAGCAACATCGAGCTGTCCTGGAAGGAACGGCCCGGCGTTACCCTGCGCCTCCACGGGCCCGAAACCGAACCCGTCGACGCTGCCGCGCGCATGCTGCGCGTGCTCGGTCACTCCGAACCGGCCTAGAGCACCCCAATTTCACATACATATCTTATATAGCAAGGCCTTAAGAACAATCTCGATGGCAGCGGCGGGCGAATTCCAACCGCCCGCCTTTGGGTTATGAGACCCTCCTGGCGTTTTTCTCTACTCCCCTGCAATATCTTCAACTTACAACGCACGTTTGGAATGCATCCCTTGGTTACTTCGTGTCCATGTGTTCCATGTTGACCATGTTCACCGCTTTCAAAACAACCATTCAGGTAACGCCCGCGTACTGCGGATGTCGTACGCTCCCGTTGTTCCAAGGCGCTCGGCGGCAAGAACCCCGGAGTCGGCTCGGCTCTTCCGGCCGTTCAAGGGCTCGTATTCGGGGTACTTCATTCACAAGCAGTCTTTCCACGAGTATAGGGCCGTTTGTTTTCGCATCGTGGAGGTTTCCCCGCCATAGACTACAGCAGCAGAGGTATTATCTTGGCCGGGCAGGTTATCCGATCGAGGCAGCAAGTAATCTGGCCGATGCGAGTTGGGGTTTGGTCCGGGAGCGAGGTTTGCGCCGATTGGTCCGGTGGCTGCATGCATGTTCTTCGTCTCTTCCACGGTATTTCCGCCAGCGTGGAATGCCCGGCTACGTTCAAGTCAACACTTACGATGGTCCGTGCGGGAGGGGCGGATTGCGAGCAGCCGCCTCGGAGACGGCGGGCGGGCAGCCTTTCGCTGCCGCCGATAGCTGCCGCCCCGGGCTGGCGACCCGGGCTGGCGACATGCTGTGCCAAATGTTGCACTCGGTGACGGCTTCTTCATGCAACGAGGCGAGAGTCTGTGCAATACACATGGCTATATATAAGCATGTGAATTCGTACTTATATAGAAACAGACCTGCCCCGGTTTTCAAGGAAGATCCAATGTTTCCGGGGGTGTTGCAAGGGGGAAAAACATGGTGAGCGGAGCGGGACTCGAACCCGCGGCCACCGGATTAAAAGTCCGATTTTGGACTGTTTTCCCATGAACGGCCGTGAACGGGTGTGTTACTCTAACTCATTTAATGCCAGCATGTTACGAACGAATTCTTGTTCATGGTTATTTTCTGAAAAGCGCTGAATTATACTCATCTTGTGCTTCATATGTGCTTCACGAAAACTCACGGGAGGCCCTGTTTATGCGGGGAAAAATCGGAAACCGGCTCTTGGCTGTGCTTCAGCCTCGTGAAAAACCCTTTGAAATCGCGGATTCTGAAATCGCGGGCTTCTTAATCAGGGTTTCGCCCCATGGTTCGAGGCATTATTTCGTCCGATACCGCCTGCCGAATGGACAGCAGACGCGCATGAAATTGGGAAGCGCCGCGGTGTTGACTCCCACCCAGGCGCGTGAGATGGCGAAGCAGGCACTGGCAGAGGTTGCTCGCGGTGAGGACCCCGCAGCCGGGCGAAAACACTCCCGAGGCCACTCGCTCAGGTCATTCCTCGAGGAGGTCTACCTGCCGTGGGTACACGTGAATCGCAAGAGCGGCAAGATGATGGTGCAGGCGTTGTTGGCCGGATTCCCGGAGCTGCTGGACAAGAAGCTTGCGGATATCAATGTCTGGCTTGTGGAGAAGTGGCGGCACAAGAGGTTAGAGGAAGGGCTAAAGCCAGCAACCACGAATCGCTTGATCGCGTACCTGAAGAGTGCACTGTCGCGGGCGGTGGAGTGGAATTTGTTGGACGAGACGCCGCTGCGCCGGGTGAAGTCCTTGCGCGAAGACAACAGCCGTGTCCGGTTTCTCGACCCTGACGAGCGGCAACGGCTGCTTCAAGCGCTGGACCGCCGTGACGAGCAGTTGAAAGAGGAGCGGGATAACCATAATGCCTGGCGCCGCGAAAGGGGTTACCCCGAGACGCCCGACTTGAGGGGAAATGCGTTCGCGGATTACCTCAAGCCCATGGTGCTTCTAAGCCTGAATACGGGATTGCGCCGGGGGGAGCTCTTCAGTCTCGAATGGTCCGACATCAACCTCGACGGAAAACGTTTGACGGTCCGCGCCGCAGCGACCAAAGGCGGCAAGACACGACACATTCCGCTCAACCAGACGGCGCTTGACGTCTTGCGCCGCTGGCATGCTCAGAGCGACGGCGAAGGACTTGTGTTCCGGAACCCGCGCACGGACGGGCGTTTTACCCACATATACACCGCCTGGGAAAACCTCCTGAACGAAGCCGAAATCAACAACTTCCACTGGCACGACATGCGACACGACTTCGCCAGCAACCTGGTCATGGCAGGCGTTGACCTCTACGTCGTAAAGGAGTTGCTCGGCCACAGCTCAATCACCATGACGGAGCGCTACAGCCACTTGGCGCCGGCGGTGATGGCTGCAGCCGTCGCAAAGCTGGACATGAAAGGCGCCGGAGCGGCGGAAAAGCCTTCAAGAAAAGCGGCGAAGCGCTGACCCGACAGCGGGACATCGAGCCGGAAGCGCCCGCCACAAATCGCCAAGGCGGGGCTGTGGAAAGCCCCGGAGAGTCCGCCGCGGGCCGTGGAATAACGGCCAGGCCCAAACCCGCCTCAAGGGCCGCGGCCGTCCTTCGGCTGCAGTCCGCTGACGACTATCCTGAACGGCGGCAGCTGCTCCACCGGCTGGCTCACGAACATCGACCGCGACTTCGCCAGCAACTCCGTGGCCCTCAGCCGGACCATCGGATGCACCCTCAAGTCCGTCGCCAGCTCCGACCAGATGGCCCTTATCTGCGCGCTCGACAGCTCACGCGCCTGCAGAGCCTTTGTCTCCTCTTCAAGCCTGCGTTTCTCGATGTACGCCCCAACCTGAGGCAGCTTCAGGAACTTCGCAACCGTATTGCGGTGAAGGCCCGATAGCCGCGCCGTCTCCGTCACGTTGCCGCGGTGCAGCGTCGCGACCAGCGCCTGGTCAGCGGTCAAGACGGGCAGCGATTCCTGCGCCACAAGCCCCCTAAGCCTTATTTGAGGTCTTCGTATCATGGTGTGTCTCCATCTATCATTAGACAGCCCATCCAAATCTGCAATAACCCTCCTTAGAGCCCAAAATCCAGCGGAGGGCTCGTCTTTTCCGCGCGGTCGTAGCGGGCCAGCTGCTCCATGCTCTTGTGTCCCGTTACGCGGCGCACCGCCAAAGGCGTGGCCCCAAGGCTCGTCGCCACCGTCACGCAGCCGGCCCTCAGGCTGTGCGGCGTCACCGCTCCGATGCCCGCCGACGCCGAAACCCGCGACAACACGTTCGCGATGGTGTCCGTGGATATCGCGCGCTCAGAGATTCGGCCCCGATGCAGCACAGCCCTGAACACCGGGCCCTGCGTGACCTGCGCCGCCTCCAGCCAGGCCCTCAGAGCCCGCAGCGGGCACGTCGTGCGGCGGCCGGCCGCGGCGGATGGCCTTCCAGCTGCCCCGGCTGCGCTGGTCCGTCTTCGAGCGGCGCACGAAGACCAGCAGACGGTCTCGCTGAAACTCCAGGTCCTCGACCCTCAGAGCCGCAAGCTCGCTGCGGCGGAAGCCTCCCGCGAAGCCGACCAGGACCAGAGCCGCCGCAAGCCTGCCACGCAGCGTCCTGCGGTCGCACTGCGCCGCCAGCCGCCGCACATCGTCCAGCGTCAGCGCGCGCGAGCCCTGCGAAGCGCGGCCCAGGCTGCGCACAATGCCCTCCACCAGCTGCGCTATCCGGGGGTCGCGGCCGCAGTGGCGCTCTGAGCCCCAGCGCGCGTCCCAAACCGACCGAAGGCCCGACAGACGCCGCCGAAGCGTCGCCGCCGAAACCTTGCACACGTCCGCCAGCCACACAAAGTATCCCTGCACCGTGTCCACCGACGGGGGCTCCGAAGGAGACGCCCCTACCGCCTCGCAGTAGCCCTCGAAAGTGCGCGCGTCCGCCCCGTACGCGCGCTCGGTGTTATGAGCCCTCGCCGCGCGGATGTATGCACACGTCCTGTTCTTTGCGTAGAACAGCCACTGCTCGAGTCTTTCGCGGTTCTCATTTTCCTGCATTGTGCAATCTTCCGAAAGTGCACAATCCCTGCGTCTTGCGCACCCCTCTCGGGGCCCCGTTTTCAGG
The Candidatus Hydrogenedentota bacterium DNA segment above includes these coding regions:
- the mfd gene encoding transcription-repair coupling factor, with amino-acid sequence MPVDLPELNIIEDVVRALSREKQGTVEVIGPWGSGRTLVAVQAGRRLGTPVLVLTAGRFEAEAVHDDLTTFVPEDESVLFPAWEVLPDELMAPSDDVVAERFDALRRLSTALEAGRPLCVTLPVRALLQRVLRRKYLDARTLTLERKREYAMDDLLERLIKMGYEREPMVEQRGQMSVRGGILDVFPISAELPYRIEFFGDEIDTMRQFEPETQRSLAQADRVEVLPRSEKQMLADLSRQPDGLGVVLDYFPKQTLVVLEEPLAIHEEAQRLEEQFGDSPFYMRWDEAAGRLGKFPRLAVAQLAHEAAADTTRFHAPMLTVSGLAGKPRGLWDQLKEWELEGCRVRLLCVNAGGRRRLLEMLEERGYRVGLDAFDLAVEIGRLRAGFVSPRDKLAVLGEREIFGRHHMRRTRRRFEAGAAVTQFSDLKTGDYVVHEHHGIGRYLGLRRFAGKAGDFLTVQYGGGDMLYVPVTLIDQIQKYMGGDGAVPKVDRIGGASWARTKNRVRKAVRELTDELVKLYAAREHGPGIACGPDTPWQREFEDAFEYDETPDQIRAIEDVKRDMESARCMDRLICGDVGYGKTEVALRAAFKCVLDGRQVALLAPTTVLVQQHFTTFSERMAGFPVRIEMVSRFRTPGQQKRTLERLKEGEVDVIIGTHRLISKDVRFKNLGLVIIDEEHRFGVAHKEKLKQARTHVDVLAMSATPIPRTLHFSLMGIRDMSLINTAPNDRLPIHTCIEVWEERLVQEAILRELGRQGQVFYLHNRVQTIERVAHEVRQLVPRARVAIGHGQMGRHELEDVMTAFVRREIDVLVCTTIIASGIDIPNANTIIIDRADTFGLADLYQIRGRVGRYKHRAFAYLLVPGDRMVTEEAQQRLKALEEFSTLGAGYRVAMRDLEIRGCGDILGAEQHGHIAEVGYETYKELLAEAVAEARGEPVRRAALPPFEVAVDAYIPEEYVPVPAQKISLYRRIAGSGSVEEVNEMEAELADRFGRPPAPVRRLLEVMRARAIAAEQGVTRMSATKGSVFIEFEAAHLLDKRAQHALREAFGSNIELSWKERPGVTLRLHGPETEPVDAAARMLRVLGHSEPA
- a CDS encoding site-specific integrase — encoded protein: MRGKIGNRLLAVLQPREKPFEIADSEIAGFLIRVSPHGSRHYFVRYRLPNGQQTRMKLGSAAVLTPTQAREMAKQALAEVARGEDPAAGRKHSRGHSLRSFLEEVYLPWVHVNRKSGKMMVQALLAGFPELLDKKLADINVWLVEKWRHKRLEEGLKPATTNRLIAYLKSALSRAVEWNLLDETPLRRVKSLREDNSRVRFLDPDERQRLLQALDRRDEQLKEERDNHNAWRRERGYPETPDLRGNAFADYLKPMVLLSLNTGLRRGELFSLEWSDINLDGKRLTVRAAATKGGKTRHIPLNQTALDVLRRWHAQSDGEGLVFRNPRTDGRFTHIYTAWENLLNEAEINNFHWHDMRHDFASNLVMAGVDLYVVKELLGHSSITMTERYSHLAPAVMAAAVAKLDMKGAGAAEKPSRKAAKR